The genomic stretch TGAGGTTGACCACCCCTTCGATGGAGTTTTCCACCGGAACAACACCATAGTCGGAATTGCCCATCTCAACTTCAGAAAAAACCGTTTCAATATTTCCACAAGGATTGAAAGTGCATGAATGACCAAAATGCTTCACCGCAGCCTGGTGGCTGAAGGTCGTATTCGGACCAAGAAAAGCAATTTTCAAAGGTTTTTCCAGAGCCAGGGTAGCAGAGAACAGCTCACGAAAAATGGACTCAATGGAAGAATCGGGGAAAGGGCCCTTGTTTTGTTCTTTCAATCGGTCGAGGATAGCCCTCTCACGTTGGGGAACATGATAATGAGTCATCTTCCCCTGTCGGGCTTTCTCTTCACCAATTCCCTGGGCTAAACGACCACGGCGACTGATCAGCTTTGCAAGCTGGTCGTCAATTTTATCAATCTGCTGGCGCAGATCATCTAACTGGGACAAAAAACAAATACCGCCTTTACTAGAATTTCCCGCAATCGCTTGAATGGGATGGTTGATCATTTCATAAATCAGCCCTACAATGCAAGCAAAAATTAGCAGTGTGCCTCTAATAATTCAATATTTTAGACTCGAGGGTATAAATCATGATTTTGCTGGAATTCAGTATGAGCCCCATGGATAAGGGGGAAAGTGTCAGTGAACAGGTCAGTCGCTCCTTAAAAATAATTGATGAGAGCGGTGTGCCGTATAGGTTGAATCCGATGGGAACGGTTCTGGAAGGTGAGTTTGACGAAGTGATGGGCGTGGTCAAACAATGTTACGAGACGATGAGGAAAGATTGCAAACGTATCACCTGTGGTATCAAGATTGATTACCGTGAAGGCAGGTCGGGCAGGCTGGAATCCAAAATCGCCTCCATTGAGAATAAACTGGGTAAAGAAATTAAGAAGTAAGTTGGTAATTATTGGAATGGATTAATCCACTTCCATCAGTTTTTTGCGGATATAGCTCACGACCGCTTCGATCTCCCCGGGAGTGAGGTTGGACTCCCATGGCATCATGGCGGTGCCTTTTCGTCCTTTTGTGACGGAAAGGATCATCCGGCTTTTTGTCAGTTCTTTTTTCGATTTTTCA from Nitrospinota bacterium encodes the following:
- the pheA gene encoding chorismate mutase is translated as MSQLDDLRQQIDKIDDQLAKLISRRGRLAQGIGEEKARQGKMTHYHVPQRERAILDRLKEQNKGPFPDSSIESIFRELFSATLALEKPLKIAFLGPNTTFSHQAAVKHFGHSCTFNPCGNIETVFSEVEMGNSDYGVVPVENSIEGVVNLTLDCMVDSPLYICSETQLPIGLFLLSNTKDRKKIQKIYSHPQPFAQCRNWLNSNLPGVEQVPASSTAQAAELAKKHKNAAAIAGELAAEV
- a CDS encoding MTH1187 family thiamine-binding protein, translating into MILLEFSMSPMDKGESVSEQVSRSLKIIDESGVPYRLNPMGTVLEGEFDEVMGVVKQCYETMRKDCKRITCGIKIDYREGRSGRLESKIASIENKLGKEIKK